GTGGTGGACCGCGCCGCCGAAAAAGCCCGCCTCCGCAAGCGCGTGGCCGAGCTGGAGCGCCGCGTGGGCCAGCAGTACCGCTTCGAGTCCATGATAGGCGACTCCGCGGAGCTGAAGCGGGTGCAGAAACTGGCCCAGCAAGTAGCGCCCACCGACTCTACGGTGCTGCTGGAAGGGCCCACCGGCAGCGGCAAGGAGCTCTTTGCCCAGGCCATTCACCAGGCCAGCGGGCGCAAGGGCAAGGCCTTCGTGGCCGTCAACTGCAGCGCCTTCCCCAAGGATTTACTCGAATCGGAGCTGTTTGGCTACAAGAAAGGTGCCTTCACCGGCGCTCTCACCGACAAGAAAGGCCTGCTGGAAGAAGCCAACGGCGGCACCCTGTTTCTGGACGAAATCGGCGAGCTGGAGCTCAACGTGCAGGCCAAGTTCCTGCGGGTGCTCGAGATGCAGCAGTTCACCAAGCTCGGCGACACCAAGCCCACCAAGGTGAACGTGCGCTTGGTGGCCGCCACCAACCGCAACCTCAAGCAGGAAGCCGACGAAGGCCGCTTCCGCCCCGATTTGTACTACCGCCTCTCGGTGTTCGTCATCAACGTGCCGCCCCTCAAAGACCGGCCCGCCGACGTGCCGCCCCTGGCCCACCACTTCCTGCAATACTTCGCCGCCAAGCTCAGCAAGCGCCTCCCCGGCCTCGAGCCCGAGTGCCTGGCGCTGCTGCAGCGCTACCCCTGGCCCGGCAATGTGCGCGAGCTGAAAAACGTGCTGGAGCGCGCCGCCATCCTCTCCCCCGCCGGCGAGCCCCTGGCCGCCGACTTCCTGCCCGACGAATTCCACGCCCTGGGCCGCCCCGTGAAGCCCGGCGCCAATGCCGCCGACGAAAGCCTGCGCGCCATGGAAGCCCGCCACATAGCCAAGCTGATGAGCGAGCTGGAAGGCAATAAGCCCGACGTAGCCAAACGCCTGGGAATTGGGCTGACCACGCTCTACCGCAAGCTGCAGGAGTACGGGCTGGAGGCGTAGTCAACTTCCCTGAACGTCATGCTGAGCGCAGCCGAAGCATCTCGCGTGTGGTAGTAAATCAATCGTTAGTTGCGCTGACCTTCGGTTCAACGATGCGAGCGAGATGCTTCGGCTGCGCTCAGCATGACGGCCTTTTTAAGCACTGACACCGGACAACGAGCAACTGATAACTGCTCACTGTTAATTGTTAACTGAAACCATGTCCCTCAAACTTAAAATCCGCCTCAGCGTCTTCCTGCTGCTGCTGTTGCTGCTGGGGCTGGGCGGGTATGCCTTCTTCACCATCAGCTACCTGGAGCACGGCGCCCACGGCATTGAGCAGGCCGATTTCAACGCGGCGCGGCTGGCGGTGCTGGCCTTTCTGGCGGCCGGCACGGTGGTGGGCATCACCATGATGGTGCGACTGCCGCGCATGGTGGTGCGCCCCCTGCACCGCCTGGCCGTGGACATGGAGCGGGTGGCCGGCCCCGGCCCCGCCACCCGCGTGGCCGTGGGCCGGCACGACGAAGTAGGCAGCGTGGCCGCCGCCGTCAACCGCGTGCTGAGCCAGGCCCAGGACCAGCGCCGCGCCACCCTAGCCGAACTCTTCACCGAGCGCAACCGCATGGACAGCCTGGTACGCAGCCTGGACGAAGGCCTGCTGCTGCTCGACGAGCAAAACACCATCGTGCTGGCCAACCCCGTGGCCTGCGACCTGCTGGGCCTCGCCCCCACCGACCTGCTCGGAAAATCGGCCGATGCCGTGGCGGCCACTAATGGCTTGCTGCGCGAGATGCTGGTGCCCCTGGCCGAAGCCAACCTGGCCGGCGACGCCGTGCCCGACCCCGTGTTCACCTTTCCGCACAAAGGCGAGGCGCCCCACTACCAGCTCAGCATCAGCCCAATTTCGGCCTTCGACCGCACGAATGCCAAGACCGGCGGGCACATCTTCTGCCTCCGCAACGTGTCCGACTTCAAGAAGCTCGACGAAGTAAAGTCGGGCTTCCTGGCCACCATTTCGCACGAGCTCAAAACGCCCCTGGCCAGCATCAAGCTCAGCCTGATGCTGCTGCAGCACGAGCGCACCGACGCCGCCGAACGCCAGCGCCTGGCCACGGGCATCGGCGAAGAAACCCAGCGCCTGCTCAACATGGTGGGCCAGCTCATCGACGTGGCCCGCCTCGATGCCGGCGCCGGCATCAAACTCAACGCCCAGCCCATGAAGCTGGCCGAGGTCATCTGCTTCGCCACCCAAACCGTGCGCCCGCAGCTCAACGACAAGCAGCTGCAGCTCGACGTACACGTATCCGACGCCCTGCCCGACGTGCACGGCGACGTGGAAAAAACCACCTGGGTGCTCATCAACCTGCTTTCCAACGCCATCCGGTACTCGCCGGTGGCCGCGCCGCTCACCATCCGGGTGGTGCAGTGGGGCGAAATGGTGCGCGTGAGCGTGGAAGACCGCGGCCCGGGCATCCCCGCCGCCTACCACAAGCGCATCTTCGAACGGTTTGCAGGCGTGCCGGGCCAAACCGCGCAGAAGGCCGGCAGCTCGGGCCTGGGGCTCAGCATCTCCCGGGAGTTTATTGGCGCGCAGGGCGGCCAGCTGTGGGTAGAAAGCCAGCCAGAAATAGGCAGCCGCTTTCTATTCACCTTGCCTATAGCGGGATAGGTAAGTTGTTTTTAAATAAACGGGGCCGCTCAGGCGAATAAAAAGTAACGGTCATGCTGATACAGAAGAACAGTCATGCTGAGCGCAGCCGAAGCATCTCTACCTCAGTGCTAACTCAATCGCCTTTCCATTAATCGCCTGTCATGCAGAGCGCAGCGAAGCATCTTCTCACGTTCGAACGAGTCGTTCCGCGGCGATAAGATGCTTCGCTGCGCTCTGCATGACAACGAAGCGAGAGGCTGCGTTGACCGTAACAGGCGGTTTAATTTCAAAAAGCCATACTTTCCGGTTGTTTACAGGCTTTGCGCGTAAACCCGACTACCGCTGGTGCTTTCCCTCAGCAAATCAGCGCATTCCCCGAGATATTACCATAAGTCAATACCATGTCGAAATTCACCGTCGAGCGTTTATCCTTTACCTCCCTTACTGAGCTGCCCAACTCCTGGCAGAACGCGGATTACAAAGAGCTTCTGAAGAAGATGAACTATGATAATCCGGATGAAATAAAGGAAGCCGAATTAAAAGACATGTGCCTCATGTCCTTCACCGATATGGAGCCGCGCGAAGCCGCCGAAATCGTGTTGGGCTATTTATTTCCAGAGGAATTAAATGCCGGCCAAATTGAGAACCTGGGCCACCAGATGCTCACCGAAAAACTCTGGGAAGAAAACCCCGAATTAGCGCTGCACAAAGGCTTTTACAAAGCCACTGAATTGCTGCACACGGCCTACAACGGCACTTTTCCGCGCACCCAGGCCGTGCAGTTCCAGGTAAAATGCACGGCTGAAAACCCTGAGGACCTGGCTATGCTCACGGATTCGCCGGCGGCTCCGCTCATGCGGCTCCTGGCGCCGGGCCTGTCCGATAAAGCCTTAATTAATCGGCTGTTCTCGACGCAATTGGAAGGACCGAAATTTGAGGAAGCCGAGTCCATGCTTTGGGAATTAAAGACGGTAAAAACCGAAGCCAATTCGGTGACATTTGACGTGGTGAGCTCCGCCTACTGGCTCGAGGATTTCAAATACGCCGACACCTACGAGGCCACCACGCACGCCGATGCCGTGAGCGAAGAAGCGGAATAACCCTTGCTAATAGCTGGGCGCAAGCCATCTCAAAACAGAACGGCCCCGTGGTGTTTAGCACCGCGGGGCCGTTCTGCTGGCGGCCAATCCCAAATGACTACAAAATAAATTGCTATAAAATGTTAGATATGTTCATTACGCCCATACCTTAGCCCAATAATGGCAAACGCCCTACTATTTGAAATTACCCTTACCTAACCGCTTCTTGCTGATGCTTGCTTACGCGTTTTCCGCTCTTGCCCGGAGGGGATGGTTTACCCCTGTGCTGGCAGGGGGACTGCTGGCCACCATTGGGTTGCCGGCTGCGGCCCTGGCGGCCCCGGCACCTGTGCCGTACTTCTCGGAACCGGCCATCTCACCCAACCGCACCGAGCTAGCCTTTGTGTCGGGCGGCGACATTTGGACCAGTCCCGTGTCCGGCGGCGAGGCCCGCCTGCTGGTGGCCCACCTCGCCACCGAAAGCCGCCCGCTGTACTCCCCCGATGGCCGCTCCCTGGCCTTCGTCTCGACCCGCACCGGCAACGGCGACGTGTACGTGCTGGCCCTGGAAACCGGCGAGCTGCGCCGCGTCACCTTCGACGATGCCCCGGACCAGCTCGACAGCTGGTCGGCCGATGGGAAATGGCTGTACTTTTCCTCGACCAGCCGCGACATCGCGGGCATGAACGACATCTACCGGGTGCCGGCCACCGGGGGCACGCCCACCGCCGTGAGCGCCGACCGCTACGCCAACGAATTCTTTGCCGCGCCCAGCCCCGACGGCAAAACCCTGGCCTTCAGCGCCCGGGGCATTGCCAGCAACCAGTGGTGGCGCCACGGCCACAGCCACCTCGACGAATCGGAAATCACCCTGCGCCGCGTGGGGGCCAACGGCGTACCCACCTACGAGGCCATTACGGCCGCGGGCAGCAAGGCCCTGTGGCCCATGTGGGGACAGGGCGGGCAGCGCCTATTCTACGTTTCGGACCAAAATGGCCAGGAAAACATCTGGGTGCTGGGCCTGAACGGCGACAAGGCGCCGGCCCGCGCCGTGACCTCATTTAAGGACGGGCGCGTGCTCTGGCCCAGCATTTCCTACGACGGCAAGCTGATTGCCTTCGAGCGCAACTTCAAGCTCTGGACCCTGGACACCGACAATGGGCAGGTGCGCGAAATAGCGGTGCAGCGGCGCGGCGCCCCCGCCGGCCCGGCCACGGAGCGGCTGCGCTTCACCGACCGCCTGCAGGAGCTAGCGCTGTCGCCCGATGGCACCAAAATGGCCTTTGTGGTGCACGGCGAAGTGTTCGCAGCATCGGCGGCCGATGGCGGCGAAGCCACCCGCATTTCGCAAACGCCCACTGCTGAGTCCGACATTGCCTGGTCGCCGGACAGCCGCCGCTTGGTATACGTGTCGGAGCGCGACGGGCCTTCGCACGTCTACAGCTACGCCTTTGCCACTGGCCTGGAAACCCGCCTGACCAACAGCCCGCTCAACGATGCCGCGCCCACGTTTTCTCCTGATGGCAAGCAGCTGGCCTTTGAACGCGATGCCGCCGAACTGCGCGTGCTGGACGTAGCCCAACAGCAGGAAAAAGTACTGGCCAAGGGCGTTTTTGGCCGGGCGCCCATCCGGGCCCGGCGCAGCTTTGTGTGGTCGCCCGATGGGCGCTGGGTGGCCTTCACGCCCCGCGGCGCCCGCGGCTTTACCAACGTCAACGTGGTACCCGCGGCCAGCGGGACTGCGCGGGCGGTGAGCTTCGTGGCCAACACGAACACCAATTCGGTTTCGTGGAGCCCCGATGGCAAGTTTCTGCTTTTCGATACGGGCCAGCGCACCGAAGACGCCCAATTGGCCCGCATCGACTTGCTACCCCGCACCCCGCGATTCCGCGAAGACCAGTTCCGCGACTTGTTTAAGGAGCAGCCCGCGCCCAGCCCCACCACGCTCGATAAAAACACGGCCCCGCCCGTGAAGCCCGCCGCTACAGCGCGGCCCGCGGTGCTGCCCGGCGGCCCCACCGATTCGCTGGGCACCCGCTCAGCCCAAAACGGAAAATCTGCCCCGGCCGGCACCGCACCCGCCAAAGCCGGAAAGCCGCCCGTCAACATCGTGTTTGAAGACATTCGCCGCCGCTTGAGTCTGCTGCCAGTGGGCGTGAACGTGGGCCCGCACAGCATCAGCCCCGACGGCAAATGGCTACTGCTGACGGCATATTCGGCCAACCAATCGAACCTGTACGTGTACCCGCTCGACGAATTGAGCAAGGAGCCGGCCGTGGTGCGGCAGCTCACGTCTACCGTGGGGGCCAAGCGCGACGCGCAGTTCTCGCGCGACAGCAAGGAAATCTACTACCTCGACCAGGGCGTCATCAAGGTGGTGCCGGTGGAAGTGGGCAAGGGTGCGGCGCATAGCGTGGCCGTATCGGCCGAGATGGATGTAGACTTCGAAAAAGAAAAGGTGGCTGTGTTTGAGCAGTCGTGGAGCCTGCTGCGCGACTTTTTCAACGACCCCACTTATAATGGCGTGAACTGGGCAGCCCAGCACGATATCTACGCTCCGCTCATTGCCGGCGCCCGCACCGTGGACGAAGCCCGCCGCCTCATCAA
This region of Hymenobacter sedentarius genomic DNA includes:
- a CDS encoding sigma-54-dependent transcriptional regulator, with the protein product MPTGTLLIIDDEARLRQLLAQVLELEGYTVLQAPDAHRGLELLQQHADDVLLVISDVKLPDGHGVDLLPRYKAAAPDAEVVLLTAFGTIPDGVKAMKLGAFDYLTKGDFEQQLVVVVDRAAEKARLRKRVAELERRVGQQYRFESMIGDSAELKRVQKLAQQVAPTDSTVLLEGPTGSGKELFAQAIHQASGRKGKAFVAVNCSAFPKDLLESELFGYKKGAFTGALTDKKGLLEEANGGTLFLDEIGELELNVQAKFLRVLEMQQFTKLGDTKPTKVNVRLVAATNRNLKQEADEGRFRPDLYYRLSVFVINVPPLKDRPADVPPLAHHFLQYFAAKLSKRLPGLEPECLALLQRYPWPGNVRELKNVLERAAILSPAGEPLAADFLPDEFHALGRPVKPGANAADESLRAMEARHIAKLMSELEGNKPDVAKRLGIGLTTLYRKLQEYGLEA
- a CDS encoding ATP-binding protein; protein product: MSLKLKIRLSVFLLLLLLLGLGGYAFFTISYLEHGAHGIEQADFNAARLAVLAFLAAGTVVGITMMVRLPRMVVRPLHRLAVDMERVAGPGPATRVAVGRHDEVGSVAAAVNRVLSQAQDQRRATLAELFTERNRMDSLVRSLDEGLLLLDEQNTIVLANPVACDLLGLAPTDLLGKSADAVAATNGLLREMLVPLAEANLAGDAVPDPVFTFPHKGEAPHYQLSISPISAFDRTNAKTGGHIFCLRNVSDFKKLDEVKSGFLATISHELKTPLASIKLSLMLLQHERTDAAERQRLATGIGEETQRLLNMVGQLIDVARLDAGAGIKLNAQPMKLAEVICFATQTVRPQLNDKQLQLDVHVSDALPDVHGDVEKTTWVLINLLSNAIRYSPVAAPLTIRVVQWGEMVRVSVEDRGPGIPAAYHKRIFERFAGVPGQTAQKAGSSGLGLSISREFIGAQGGQLWVESQPEIGSRFLFTLPIAG
- a CDS encoding S41 family peptidase, with the protein product MLAGGLLATIGLPAAALAAPAPVPYFSEPAISPNRTELAFVSGGDIWTSPVSGGEARLLVAHLATESRPLYSPDGRSLAFVSTRTGNGDVYVLALETGELRRVTFDDAPDQLDSWSADGKWLYFSSTSRDIAGMNDIYRVPATGGTPTAVSADRYANEFFAAPSPDGKTLAFSARGIASNQWWRHGHSHLDESEITLRRVGANGVPTYEAITAAGSKALWPMWGQGGQRLFYVSDQNGQENIWVLGLNGDKAPARAVTSFKDGRVLWPSISYDGKLIAFERNFKLWTLDTDNGQVREIAVQRRGAPAGPATERLRFTDRLQELALSPDGTKMAFVVHGEVFAASAADGGEATRISQTPTAESDIAWSPDSRRLVYVSERDGPSHVYSYAFATGLETRLTNSPLNDAAPTFSPDGKQLAFERDAAELRVLDVAQQQEKVLAKGVFGRAPIRARRSFVWSPDGRWVAFTPRGARGFTNVNVVPAASGTARAVSFVANTNTNSVSWSPDGKFLLFDTGQRTEDAQLARIDLLPRTPRFREDQFRDLFKEQPAPSPTTLDKNTAPPVKPAATARPAVLPGGPTDSLGTRSAQNGKSAPAGTAPAKAGKPPVNIVFEDIRRRLSLLPVGVNVGPHSISPDGKWLLLTAYSANQSNLYVYPLDELSKEPAVVRQLTSTVGAKRDAQFSRDSKEIYYLDQGVIKVVPVEVGKGAAHSVAVSAEMDVDFEKEKVAVFEQSWSLLRDFFNDPTYNGVNWAAQHDIYAPLIAGARTVDEARRLINLMIGELNASHSGLNPALAAGTVVPAATGRLGLRFDAPEYEQNGRLRVSTVLPLSAAALAGIRPGDVVRAVDGQALTPTTNLDELLQYKVGRRVTLRIASGQANPTAATGKRKSKTKTVATPSAAAERDVVVRPLSRDTEKGLDYQQWVEERRAYVAKASGGRLGYVHMFDMSAGALSQLHLDLDAENMGREGVVVDVRNNNGGFVNVYAIDVLARRSYLTFANRSQPTFQPIRSYLGQRSLELPTVLVTNQHSLSDAEDFSEGYRAEKLGKIVGEPTGGWIIFTANVSLLDGSSLRLPFVTIRSARDGKVMEMNPRPVDVAVTRPIGESYTGRDVQLDTAVQELLGQLKNPTSGASGGK